From one Humulus lupulus chromosome 8, drHumLupu1.1, whole genome shotgun sequence genomic stretch:
- the LOC133794812 gene encoding factor of DNA methylation 1-like isoform X2: protein MKNENLAELERGCYLSKEISRLYAFNYEERTKVQDLEKEVAMLKQRIDDMENEQKNKAVLQESSEDDKALMGALIANEQKIKDELTDLRRFFIDHLKGNVSSPTPFVVKKMGELDSQPFIQAMGISKEDTIIHEAIVNCSLWNENIKDPHWHPFKIISIRGKLKEVIDEEDEKLKGLKKEFGKNVHEAVKTALTEMNEYNPSGRVVVPELWSVEENRKASLKEVAAYMLDGSTPKRSKRLKKRK from the exons ATGAAGAATGAAAATCTAGCGGAGTTAGAGAGAGGATGCTATCTTTCTAAGGAAATATCCCGACTATATGCTTTTAATTATGAAG AAAGGACAAAGGTACAAGATCTCGAAAAAGAAGTTGCAATGTTGAAACAGCGGATCGATGATATGGAAAATGAACAGAAG AACAAGGCAGTTCTACAAGAATCGAGTGAGGATGACAAAGCGCTTATGGGAGCTCTTATTGCAAATGAGCAAAAGATCAAGGATGAGTTGACTGATCTAAGGAGGTTCTTCATTGAC CATTTGAAAGGAAATGTATCAAGTCCTACTCCTTTCGTTGTTAAGAAAATGGGTGAACTCGACTCTCAACCATTCATTCAAGCAATGGGAATATCCAAGGAGGACACCATTATTCATGAAGCTATAGTGAATTGCTCATTATGGAACGAGAATATTAAAGATCCACACTGGCATCCTTTCAAAATTATCAGCATTAGAGGGAAACTTAAG GAAGTCATTGATGAGGAGGATGAGAAGCTGAAAGGACTAAAGAAGGAATTCGGTAAAAACGTTCATGAGGCGGTTAAAACGGCATTAACTGAGATGAATGAGTATAACCCTAGTGGTCGTGTTGTTGTACCAGAGCTGTGGAGTGTCGAAGAAAATAGGAAAGCAAGTTTGAAGGAGGTGGCTGCGTATATGCTCGATGGTTCCACTCCTAAGAGGAGCAAACGCCTAAA GAAGAGAAAGTGA
- the LOC133794812 gene encoding factor of DNA methylation 5-like isoform X1, translating into MKNENLAELERGCYLSKEISRLYAFNYEERTKVQDLEKEVAMLKQRIDDMENEQKIMKKNKAVLQESSEDDKALMGALIANEQKIKDELTDLRRFFIDHLKGNVSSPTPFVVKKMGELDSQPFIQAMGISKEDTIIHEAIVNCSLWNENIKDPHWHPFKIISIRGKLKEVIDEEDEKLKGLKKEFGKNVHEAVKTALTEMNEYNPSGRVVVPELWSVEENRKASLKEVAAYMLDGSTPKRSKRLKKRK; encoded by the exons ATGAAGAATGAAAATCTAGCGGAGTTAGAGAGAGGATGCTATCTTTCTAAGGAAATATCCCGACTATATGCTTTTAATTATGAAG AAAGGACAAAGGTACAAGATCTCGAAAAAGAAGTTGCAATGTTGAAACAGCGGATCGATGATATGGAAAATGAACAGAAG ATTATGAAAAAGAACAAGGCAGTTCTACAAGAATCGAGTGAGGATGACAAAGCGCTTATGGGAGCTCTTATTGCAAATGAGCAAAAGATCAAGGATGAGTTGACTGATCTAAGGAGGTTCTTCATTGAC CATTTGAAAGGAAATGTATCAAGTCCTACTCCTTTCGTTGTTAAGAAAATGGGTGAACTCGACTCTCAACCATTCATTCAAGCAATGGGAATATCCAAGGAGGACACCATTATTCATGAAGCTATAGTGAATTGCTCATTATGGAACGAGAATATTAAAGATCCACACTGGCATCCTTTCAAAATTATCAGCATTAGAGGGAAACTTAAG GAAGTCATTGATGAGGAGGATGAGAAGCTGAAAGGACTAAAGAAGGAATTCGGTAAAAACGTTCATGAGGCGGTTAAAACGGCATTAACTGAGATGAATGAGTATAACCCTAGTGGTCGTGTTGTTGTACCAGAGCTGTGGAGTGTCGAAGAAAATAGGAAAGCAAGTTTGAAGGAGGTGGCTGCGTATATGCTCGATGGTTCCACTCCTAAGAGGAGCAAACGCCTAAA GAAGAGAAAGTGA